The sequence GCAAGTCCTGATTCAAAGGGATTCTTCGGATCGAAAGAAACACTTAAGAATAATTATATGATGAAGTCAATGGCAGCAATGGGCGGACTTTTCGGAAATGTTGAAGAAGAAGCTATGTATATTTTTTATTTGAAAGGTTCAGACGGTGTAGTTTATGATACAGGGAAAAATAATTATATACTTCACTTTGATAAAGATAAGTTACCACCTGTAAAGGCTTTCTGGTCTATAACTATGTACGAGAAAAATTCTTATGCAATGGTAGAAAATCCATTAAATCGTTATCTGGTAAACTCTGCGATGATACCGGATTTCAAAAAAGATAAAAACGGAGGAATAGACATATATATACAGAAAACTTCTCCGGGGAAAAATCTGGAATCAAACTGGCTTCCAGCACCTGATGGGGAGTTCTATATGGTTTTAAGAGCATACTTGCCTGAGGATACTCTGATAAACGGCAGCTGGCAGAAACCTGAATTACAGATAAATAAAAAATAAAATTAATGATACTATATTTTAAGGACTGATTTGGAAATATTCTGAATCAGTTCTGTTTTATTTAAAAAATAAAAAAATATATTAATGTTGCTTTTGTTAAAAAACAGGGTAAAATTGATTATAGTATCTTATACGAAATGAAGTAATGGAGGGATTTATGGCGAAAAAATTTTCTGATGAAGTATGTCTGGAGAATTACTCCGGGATTTGTGAGTTATTTAATAAGGTGATACCGGATCACAGACGGTTTTCAGTGGTGTATGCCTGTGGAGTAGATGTAGGAATGACAAATTTTATAGTCGTTCGCAAAACTACTTATACATATTCCAGTTATGCAGTGGGATTCGATACAAATGAAGCAGAGATTGTGATATTACCTATAGACATTGATATGGAGACATACGGTACACCGGTATATCTGAAAAAATCCGAGATTGACAAAGCGAAGATAAGCTGGCTGTCAAAAGAAATAACTATACGTGACAAAAGACTGCCGAAAAAATATATTCAGTTTAATGTTCCTGAAATGATTAATCAGGATCCTGACAATGTTGTTATTCCTGTGAAGCAGGATGAGGAAGCCAAAAAATTTATGGAGTTTTTTAAAAAAGATTATTCAAAATAAAAACAGTTTTTTTTATAACAGTAATTCCAAAAATGGGCATGCAAAAAAACATAGGCTCATTTTTTATTAAAATACTGGTCTTTTTTCAAATAAAGTATTGATTTTATTGATACAGAAATGTTATATTATTAACATACGCAGATATGATCTGATTTTGCGGGAAAATAAATTTTCAGGGAGGTTTTTTACAGATGAATGAACTCATAGAAATAAGAGAAGCACAGGAAATGGACACAGGTACCATTCTGGAGTTTATAAAGGAGCTTGCAGTATATGAAAAATTACTTCATGAAGTTACTGCTGATGAATCTTTATTAAAAAAGACTTTGTTTGAGACTGAATATGCTAAGGTATTAATAGCTGAATATGACGGTAAACCTGCCGGTATGGCTTTATATTTTCACAGTTATTCTACTTTTCTGGGAAAACCGGGAATATATCTCGAAGATCTTTACGTAAAAGAAAAATATCGTGGTATGGGTCTTGGTAAACAGCTGCTGAAAAAACTGGCAGAGATATGCAATGAAAATGACTTTGGAAGACTGGAGTGGTCTGTTTTGGATTGGAATAAGCCCTCAATAGATTTTTATGAAAGTCTGGGAGCTGACAGTCAGGATGAATGGATAAAGTACAGGGTAGACGGCGACACATTAAAAAAACTTTCTAAATAGAAAGAATTAAGGAGAGAACATGAAATTAAACATGAAATTACTTCCGGGTACTTACTCAGTGATACAAGTAAAGGATATTTCCAAAATTAACTTTGAAAAATTCGGGGAATCATTTTTTAATCTTTGTATTACTGAAGATGAAATATCAGTTCTTTTGAATCAGGAATACTCTGGTTTTATAGATGAAAAAATAAATGAGGAAACAGGATTTAAGTGCCTGAAGATAGAAGGAGTACTGGACTTCGGCGAAATAGGAATAATTGCTAAGATAAGCAATATTCTGGCTAAAGAAGAAATAAGCATTTTTGTAGTGTCTACTTATAATACAGATTATGTTTTGGTGAAAGATAACAAAATAGCACATGCCGTGCATGTGCTGAAAGAGAATCAAATTAATATATCCGAAATTTCTACTCAGGTATTGTGCTAGGAAGATAACATTCCAAAAAAGTTTTTGAATATTTAGGATGATCGCTTATTACCGTTCTTTTTTCGGTAACAATAAGATCCATTTTTATATCATTTTTACTAGTGGGAATATTATCGTACAGTTGAAAATCATAACAAATACCTACTTTTAATACAGGCTTATTTATAGACGACAGAAAATTATCATAAAATCCTCTGCCATAGCCTATTCTGCTAAGATTCTGGTCAAATACCACACCGGGAACAATTATAAGATCTAAATTTTCCGGATCAGCATAATCAGTATCCGAAGATTCAAGAATACCAAATTTATTTTTAACAAGTTTGGAAGTATCCAAAGTATTTATTTTCATTGTTCCATCTTTAAATGTTTTTGGAATAAAGAAGTTCTTATTTTTATATTGCTTTACAACATTGGAAATAGCAACTTCGTTTTTTATTTCCATAAATATTAAGATGTTTTTGTAATAATCATTGTTTAAAATGCAGAATAAGTTATTAAGTATGGTTTGTGATTTATAATTTACAAAGTTGGGATGCAGACGATTTCTAATATTTAGATTGAAGTCTCTTATTTCGGTTTTAGCCATTTTTTTATCACCTCTTTACATATTATAGATTATTATAGCATATAAAATATTTTAATAACATACTCTTATTACAAAAAAATGAGAATAATTAAAGGGTAAATAAAAAATATATCAGGAGGATTTGATGAGTAAATTCAAAAAAATTATTTATATTTTACTTATTATGGTTATATATCTGATATTGATATTTATTCAAATAACACCTAAGATATCTTTTAAGGGACAGGTAATGGGGATTCCGGTTAAAGAGAGGGTTTATATCTATCCGGATAAAAATATCAGTATTTCCAAAATAGATGACAGATATACAGGGATAATAAGTCCCAGTGTAGTGGTGCTGTCACCGGGAACACACGAAATAAAGGCTGAATATAAAAGAGGCAGAGTAAAAGGGGAGTATTATTTCGAACCTTATAACTATCCTCCGGGAACAAAAGTAATAGTTACCGCCACAGAAAAAAGGGGTGTCAGAAATAATCTGGCATTTGATCTGAAGCTGGGTGAGGAGAAAGCTGATAATAGTCCTAATATACTTGAATATATATTTTATACTATTTCTACTTTAATTGCTTCGATTACAGTATTTGTACTGACGAAGGAATTAAAAATAGTAAGAAGGTATGAAAGAAGAGCCCGTATAAAAGAAGGTGCTTTTTTGAAAACCGCAGAGAATCTTTATCTGTACAAAATAAACGGAAAAAGAATAAATATCAAAAGTATGAGAATACCAGAGGGGAAATATTTCTTTGATATTATTTATAAAAAGAAAAATGAAAAGAGTTTTTTTGGCAGAATTACTTTTATACAATTTGATAATGTAGAAATAGAGATAATGGACAGAGATATTCTGGAAATAGGTTATCTTATAGAAAATAAAAAAATAAGGTTGGACTTTAATTTAAAACAGGAGAAGAAATGATATATTTAGATAATGCAGCGAGTACGAAAATAAGGGAAGAAGTATTGGAAACCGTAAAGGATATTTTATTAAATGAATATGCGAATCCTGATGCTGCACATGAATTCGGGCTGCAGGCAGCCAAAAGGATAAAAAGTTCGAGACAGGTAATAGGAGATGCTCTGAATGTCAGCGTAAAGGATGTTTATTTTACTTCCGGAGGCTCAGAAGGAAATAACATTATAATTCAGGGTATAATAAACGGCAATCCGAGACAGGGGAAACATTTGATTACCACCAAAATAGAGCATCCGTCTGTATATGAGATATTTAAGGAATATGAGAGAAACGGCTTTGAAGTGACTTATCTTAATGTGGATTCAGATGGAATGGTGAAGCTGGAAGAACTGGAGGACAGTGTACGTGATGACACTGTTTTGGTTTCTGTAATAGCTGTAAACAGTGAGACAGGTGTAATACAGGATTTGGAAAAAATAGGAAATATAGTAAAGCAGAAAAATAAAAATACATATTTTCATTCGGATTTTGTGCAGGGATTAGGACATATAAAAATAAATCCGGTAAAATGCCGGCTGGATGCAATGACTGTAAGCAGTCATAAAATATATGGTCCCAAAGGCACAGGAGTAATTTATCTTTCAGGTAATGTTAAAATAAAACCTCTTATTTTCGGGTCAAATCAGGAACAGGGAGTAGTACAGAAAACACTGAATTCATCAGGAATTGCAGGGTTTGGCAAAGCTGTGCAGATCGCTTATGATAACTTTTCAGAAGAAAATGAATGTATAAGAGAGGTAAGAGACTACCTTCAGGACAGAATTCAGAAGGAAATAAGCGATATAAGGGTAAATACCCTTGGGAAAGGTTCTGTTCCTCACATACTGAATGTTTCATTCAGGGGAATACAGGGAGAAGTTCTTGTACATTTTCTTGGAATGAGCAAAATATATGTTTCCACAGGTTCGGCATGTTCATCAAGAAAGGGGAACAGCAGAATACTGGAAAGTATGGGGCTGACACAGGAAGAAGTTGCCGGAGGTATAAGATTTAGTTTTTCTATATTTAATACCAAGGAAGAGATGGATGAAACTGTAAAGGCTTTGAAAGAAGCTGTAGAAAATATAAGAATGATGAAATAAAATATAGATAATAAGGGACAAATTGCCAAAGTTCCTTATTTTTTTAATTCTGTATTTTTATAAAGAAAAACTGCCTCAAAAATTACTTTGAGACAGCTTTTTTTTCTATACAGCTTTTTCTTATTACAAGTTCTGTGGGGAGAATCACTTTTTTACTGAGTTTTCTGCTGTCGCGGATTCGTTCCATAAGTAGATTTACTGTAGTTTCTCCCATAAAGTCAGTATATATTTTTACTGTAGTAAGGGGAGGACTCATATATTGAGCGATGGAGATATCATTAAACCCTACTATGGAGATGTCATCAGGTATTGAGAGTCTGTGTTCTTCCACAGCTTTATATGCTCCGATCGCTATAGAATCATTCGCCAGAAAAAAGGCGCTGGGATGGTTTGTTTCATCTAAAATTTCGTTCATATATCTATAACCGCAGTCAGATGTGAAGGCCCCTATCTTTACAAAATTTTCATTATAAAGTCCTTTTTCCTTCATATATTCAATATAATGAAACTGTCTGAAATCTATGGTGCGTTCGCCGTTTATAACATCAGAACCGCCTATAAAACCTATTTTTTTATGTCCTAAGTCTAAAAGATAATCTAAGACCTTTCTTACTGATTTTCTGATATCAAATATTACACAGTCTATATTTTCATCCTCAATGTAAATATCACTGAAAATAATATTCTGATTCATTTTTTTTACAGTATCTATTTCATTCTGGGAAAAAAGTCCTGTAAGTATAATTCCGTCAAGATCTTTCAGGCTGTCTGATATTGCTTCTTTTTCTAAAATTTCATATTTTACATTATTTTGTTTTAAAGATTTTTCTATAGCAAGTCTCGTAGAAAGATAATAAATATCATCCAGTTCTTCCTGCTCGGAATAGCCTTTGATAATACTCACTCTGTAGCTGTTCTTTTTAGTTTTGGGCTTTTTTTCTTTCAGGTATTCCAGCTTTTCAGCAATTTCAAATATTTTCTTTCTCGTTTTATCAGTAACTTTTAGGGTGTTGTCATAATTCAACACTCTGGATACTGTAGCTATAGAGACATGAGCTTTTTCAGCAATATCTTTTATGGTAGCCATATTTTTCTCCTTTTTCACCAGATATTATTTATACTTAATAGTATTATAATAGGTATATTTTGTCAAGATTTTCAGGTAATTGAAGCTAAAAAATAATTTTTTCTCCTGCTAAATCCAGATCATTTATTTCTTTATTATTATATAATGATAATTTTACAGACAATCTGAATTTTTCAAATCTGCATTTGTATTCCTCCAGTTGTGACTGCCCGCATGAATTAGATCCGAGACCATTTTGTTTATAATCAATGTTTAGTGTAATATAGTCTCTTTTTTTAAGATCAGGTGTATGTTTTGCAGTTTCAAGATCAATATCCTCAAAAAGTCTCGCACTAAAGTCGAATTTTTCCTCGGAAACTACCATAATGCCCATTCCTCTGTCATTAATGAGTCTTGTCCAGCTGCATCTGCTTCTGCTGCCGTTTTCCTGTGGTTTTACATAGTTTGTAAAAAGTCCGTCTACATTATTTTCATAAAACCCGAATAGTTGTGATTCTTTGGAATCAGGATAAGATTCTCCAGGTCCTTTTCCATACCATCGCACATTGTCACAAGCTTTATTTAATCTGAGCTTGACCCCTATACGAGGAATCATCTCAGGAGCCAGACTGACAATGCCGGAAGGAATCCCCTCGATATCGAATAATATTGTGCCGTCAGAGAAAACTTTATAAGTATATGTACTTTTATAGTACCATGCAGCATTAGGCGTACCATTCACTGTTTTTACAGATATTTCGATATAGTTATCCATAACTTTATACTGAAAACTTTCTGTATTTTCTGTCATAAGGTTCATAAAATATTTTTTATAATAGTCGTCCAGAAGATACATGTCGTTATCAATAGGAGCACGCCAGAAATTCAATTCCGGCCCGTTTTCCAGAATTTTGAGTCCGTCTTTTTCAGCGAAAATCAGTCTTCCTGTGATTTTATCAAAGGCACATTTGAAATCAAGACCGTAAATACTTAATTCGGATTGTGTTTCCGCTACTGAAAGCAAAGTATTGATTTTTTTATCATAGAATTTTGTTTTTTCGCTGAGCTGAAATTGTGCAGTTGCTAGTTCATGACCTTCATCAGTCCAGTTAGTACGTTTGTTTACTCTGTATGAAATGTTCAGAAAATAGTCATGTGTATTTTTATATTTCATATCTTTCAGAGCCTCTATGCAAACATCTTTTACATCTCTGGCATTTATATCAAGTTCCAGCCTGCCGCTTTTTATTACTTCGTTATCTTTATGTATGCTGTAAAACATAGTAAGAATATTCAGATTGATAAAGTCATAACGGCTTGTAAGCCTTAAAATTCCGTTGTTTAAATCTACAGCATCAGTCTTTACAGGCTCAATCACTTTTTTGTATTCAGAAAGGCTTGGAGAAGGTGTTCTATCAGGCATTAACAATCCGTCGATACAGAAATTACTGTTATTAGGATTATCCCCGAAGTCTCCTCCATATTTATAATAAGGATTTCCGTTTTCATCAGCTGCCTGAATACCGTGATCAAACCATTCCCACACAAAACCGCCCTGTAAGTGATCATATTCATAAAAAAGATCCTGATATTCCTTGAAATTTCCCGGTCCGTTACCCATAGCATGGGCATATTCACATAGAATATGAGGTTTTTTAGATGTCAGCGCTATATCTTTCATAAAAACTTTTTTTACTGAAGGTGTTTGAGTGTTCTTTTCAAGCCATGTGTACATAGTGGAAAAAACATCGGTAACCTCTGCTTCAAAGTCACCTTCATAATGGACAAGCCTTGTAGGATCAGTTTTTTTGGCATATTCAGCCATAGCTCTGAAGTTATCCCCGAAAGCTGACTCATTTCCCAAAGACCACATAATGATTGAAGGATAATTTTTATCTCTTGCTATCATTCTTTCGAGCCTGTTAATATAAGAGCTTTCCCATGCAGGGTCATTACTGATCCAGTCGTATTTTTCCGTAAGTTCAAAACCGTGACATTCAAGATCAGCCTCATCTATTACATAAAGACCATATTCGTCACATAAATCGTAAAAATATGAAGAATTAGGGTAGTGAGCTGTTCTGACTGCATTTATATTATTCTGTTTCATTAATATAACATCTTTTACCATTTCTTCCTTTGAAACCACACGTCCGTTAACGGGATTATAGTCATGTCTGTTAACGCCCTTGAGCTTTATAGCTACATTATTAACAGTAAAAGTATTGCCTTTTATCTCGATTTTTCTAAATCCTACATTTTGTCTGGTAACTGCGAGAATTTGCTCCCCTTTTTTTAATGAAATAACAAGGGTGTAAAGATTCGGAGCTTCCGCAGACCATTTTTCAGGGTTCACTATTTTTTCACTTATACTATTATAATTGCCCTCAATATTCTTCTCAATATCAAGTATTTCATTATTTTTACAGTCAACTAAGAGATATTTTACACTACAGCCCTGAACATTCCCTCTGAAATCTACAGAAACATTCAGTAAGGAATCAGTATAATCTTCATCAAAATCTGTGGTAATACAGATATCATCAATACTGTCAGAAGGCTCGGAATATATTTCCACATCTCTGAAAATTCCGCTCAGCCACCACATATCCTGATCTTCAAGATAAGTACCGTCTGACCACTGATAGACCCTGACAGTAAGTTCATTTTCACTGTTCTGAATGTAATCGGTAATGTCAAATTCTGCTTCATATCTGGCACCTTTGCTGTAACCCAGCTCTTCGCCGTTCAGGTAAACATGAAATGCAGAATCCACACCATGGAATTTTAGTATAATTCTTTTGTTTTTCCATGAATTGGGAATAGAGAATGTCCTTTTATATATACCTGTAGGATTCAACGAAGGTACATAAGGAGGATTAATAGGAAAATTGTACCATAAATCCGAATAGTGCATTTTTCCGTATCCCTGCATCTGCCAGTTTCCCGGTACTGTGATATTATCCCATTCCGATGTGTCAAAGCTTTTATCAAAAAAACCTTCGGGAGAATATTCCGGTGCATCCAAAAAGAGAAATTTCCATACTCCGTTCAGGCTTTTGGAATTTTGCATTTTTCTGTTATCAAGGGCGGAGCTGATATCTTCATAAAGCTTGAATTCAGCTCTTTGCTTTAGTCTGTTTATATTATTAATATTTATGTTTTCCCATATTTTCATTGTTTTGTCCTTTCTTGTTTACAGGGAGTAAGAATTGTTATTCAGTATTAAAAATACTGCTGATGTCCATGCAAATCCCTTGTCACGCAAACCTTTGCCGGTTTTGGCATCAAAATTCTCGGCCAGTCCGCCTGTATGTACTAAATTCAGATATTTAGCCGAAAGATTTTCTGCGAATTCTGTATCACCTGTATGATGCAGAGCATCTATCATAATCATCATAACGGGTGCCCAGACAGGCCCCCTCCAGTAACCGTCAGGATTATAAAAAGGACTTTTCAGGCTTTCTGTAGCCAGTCCGTAATCAGTAAGAAATCTTCCATCTTCTTTTAAAGCGGCAGTCATTTTATCTGAAATATTTGACGGAAGAAGTTTCCCCAGAATAAGGGGAATATATGAAATAAGCGAATCCCCGTTTGCTACAGGAATTTTTTTACTTCCTTCGGCTTTTTTGGAGATAAATTTTTCGCCTGTCCAGAATTCATTAATAAGAATATTCAGGAACTCATTGCTTTTATTATTCCAAAATTCTTTTTTATCATTAAGAGAAAGCTTTTCTGCAAGCTCTGAAAGATAATTCATCTGTGTTATCAAAAAGCTGATAAGATCAGGACTTTCAAGCGGACCTCCGTCATGAAAAACGGTGCTGTTATCCCAGCCTGAATCATTTCCGTGGTAGTATTTCGGAACAGGATCATTTTTATAAGTTCTGTATGTGAACCAAAAATCTGTCCATCTGGAAATCATATTATAGATCATTTCCAGTTTATCACTGAAAAACTCAGGGTTTTTATCATACATATATTTTATAGCCCATCCGTGTATCGGCGGCTTACAGCAGCTGAATGAAGCATATCTGTCATTTATATAATCTGGAAAAAGCCCGCTTTCATCCTGTACTGAATAAAATGACTCTAATTGAGCCCATGCCAGCTCAGGATGATTTTCTATAAGAGACATCGCCACAAAGCAGTTATCCCAGCTCCATATATTAGTCATCCAATTTTTGGACATATATACAGCATCATGTGTAAGGAC is a genomic window of Sebaldella sp. S0638 containing:
- a CDS encoding GNAT family N-acetyltransferase, with product MNELIEIREAQEMDTGTILEFIKELAVYEKLLHEVTADESLLKKTLFETEYAKVLIAEYDGKPAGMALYFHSYSTFLGKPGIYLEDLYVKEKYRGMGLGKQLLKKLAEICNENDFGRLEWSVLDWNKPSIDFYESLGADSQDEWIKYRVDGDTLKKLSK
- a CDS encoding ACT domain-containing protein: MKLNMKLLPGTYSVIQVKDISKINFEKFGESFFNLCITEDEISVLLNQEYSGFIDEKINEETGFKCLKIEGVLDFGEIGIIAKISNILAKEEISIFVVSTYNTDYVLVKDNKIAHAVHVLKENQINISEISTQVLC
- a CDS encoding 5-formyltetrahydrofolate cyclo-ligase; this translates as MAKTEIRDFNLNIRNRLHPNFVNYKSQTILNNLFCILNNDYYKNILIFMEIKNEVAISNVVKQYKNKNFFIPKTFKDGTMKINTLDTSKLVKNKFGILESSDTDYADPENLDLIIVPGVVFDQNLSRIGYGRGFYDNFLSSINKPVLKVGICYDFQLYDNIPTSKNDIKMDLIVTEKRTVISDHPKYSKTFLECYLPSTIPE
- a CDS encoding cysteine desulfurase family protein, giving the protein MIYLDNAASTKIREEVLETVKDILLNEYANPDAAHEFGLQAAKRIKSSRQVIGDALNVSVKDVYFTSGGSEGNNIIIQGIINGNPRQGKHLITTKIEHPSVYEIFKEYERNGFEVTYLNVDSDGMVKLEELEDSVRDDTVLVSVIAVNSETGVIQDLEKIGNIVKQKNKNTYFHSDFVQGLGHIKINPVKCRLDAMTVSSHKIYGPKGTGVIYLSGNVKIKPLIFGSNQEQGVVQKTLNSSGIAGFGKAVQIAYDNFSEENECIREVRDYLQDRIQKEISDIRVNTLGKGSVPHILNVSFRGIQGEVLVHFLGMSKIYVSTGSACSSRKGNSRILESMGLTQEEVAGGIRFSFSIFNTKEEMDETVKALKEAVENIRMMK
- a CDS encoding LacI family DNA-binding transcriptional regulator, encoding MATIKDIAEKAHVSIATVSRVLNYDNTLKVTDKTRKKIFEIAEKLEYLKEKKPKTKKNSYRVSIIKGYSEQEELDDIYYLSTRLAIEKSLKQNNVKYEILEKEAISDSLKDLDGIILTGLFSQNEIDTVKKMNQNIIFSDIYIEDENIDCVIFDIRKSVRKVLDYLLDLGHKKIGFIGGSDVINGERTIDFRQFHYIEYMKEKGLYNENFVKIGAFTSDCGYRYMNEILDETNHPSAFFLANDSIAIGAYKAVEEHRLSIPDDISIVGFNDISIAQYMSPPLTTVKIYTDFMGETTVNLLMERIRDSRKLSKKVILPTELVIRKSCIEKKAVSK
- the ebgA gene encoding beta-galactosidase subunit alpha, whose translation is MKIWENININNINRLKQRAEFKLYEDISSALDNRKMQNSKSLNGVWKFLFLDAPEYSPEGFFDKSFDTSEWDNITVPGNWQMQGYGKMHYSDLWYNFPINPPYVPSLNPTGIYKRTFSIPNSWKNKRIILKFHGVDSAFHVYLNGEELGYSKGARYEAEFDITDYIQNSENELTVRVYQWSDGTYLEDQDMWWLSGIFRDVEIYSEPSDSIDDICITTDFDEDYTDSLLNVSVDFRGNVQGCSVKYLLVDCKNNEILDIEKNIEGNYNSISEKIVNPEKWSAEAPNLYTLVISLKKGEQILAVTRQNVGFRKIEIKGNTFTVNNVAIKLKGVNRHDYNPVNGRVVSKEEMVKDVILMKQNNINAVRTAHYPNSSYFYDLCDEYGLYVIDEADLECHGFELTEKYDWISNDPAWESSYINRLERMIARDKNYPSIIMWSLGNESAFGDNFRAMAEYAKKTDPTRLVHYEGDFEAEVTDVFSTMYTWLEKNTQTPSVKKVFMKDIALTSKKPHILCEYAHAMGNGPGNFKEYQDLFYEYDHLQGGFVWEWFDHGIQAADENGNPYYKYGGDFGDNPNNSNFCIDGLLMPDRTPSPSLSEYKKVIEPVKTDAVDLNNGILRLTSRYDFINLNILTMFYSIHKDNEVIKSGRLELDINARDVKDVCIEALKDMKYKNTHDYFLNISYRVNKRTNWTDEGHELATAQFQLSEKTKFYDKKINTLLSVAETQSELSIYGLDFKCAFDKITGRLIFAEKDGLKILENGPELNFWRAPIDNDMYLLDDYYKKYFMNLMTENTESFQYKVMDNYIEISVKTVNGTPNAAWYYKSTYTYKVFSDGTILFDIEGIPSGIVSLAPEMIPRIGVKLRLNKACDNVRWYGKGPGESYPDSKESQLFGFYENNVDGLFTNYVKPQENGSRSRCSWTRLINDRGMGIMVVSEEKFDFSARLFEDIDLETAKHTPDLKKRDYITLNIDYKQNGLGSNSCGQSQLEEYKCRFEKFRLSVKLSLYNNKEINDLDLAGEKIIF
- a CDS encoding amylo-alpha-1,6-glucosidase — translated: MKINIEDISFSRYGSFLSVSYYKEEKELGKGLYIRNIRGGDEDFGNFLLAEMLVDGIPVDYEIDMEPERLKLTGKNGVIELIVSEKNEIRIRGKKCSLRLTLNNQSYDHIISHENNNWEFNSYSKHIKSMFIPLTGETAITAPWNEERSEKVQAEIYGESFECVLHFYKSVYLPKEEYEDFDLCLEKIKNEFSIWLKSFPAPAQYKRENDLAAYVLWNNTVYSEGVLTHDAVYMSKNWMTNIWSWDNCFVAMSLIENHPELAWAQLESFYSVQDESGLFPDYINDRYASFSCCKPPIHGWAIKYMYDKNPEFFSDKLEMIYNMISRWTDFWFTYRTYKNDPVPKYYHGNDSGWDNSTVFHDGGPLESPDLISFLITQMNYLSELAEKLSLNDKKEFWNNKSNEFLNILINEFWTGEKFISKKAEGSKKIPVANGDSLISYIPLILGKLLPSNISDKMTAALKEDGRFLTDYGLATESLKSPFYNPDGYWRGPVWAPVMMIMIDALHHTGDTEFAENLSAKYLNLVHTGGLAENFDAKTGKGLRDKGFAWTSAVFLILNNNSYSL